The Mercurialis annua linkage group LG7, ddMerAnnu1.2, whole genome shotgun sequence genome includes the window AATGTTAGTCGTGTACACtagtttttaaaaactaattatagTAAATTACAAATTATCCATTCTATCAATTCATTGTACTAAGGTAATATATATACTTTGCTGCTGTTACATAGTCATAGAGACTTTTAATTGCTGCTTTAAACATACTTACTGGAGTTTTCAAATGTTTGATAGTGTAAAAGGTTTAAAATTGGTGGGACACCATGGGTCTTTGTCCTAGGCCATGGCCAAAAACAAATGATTAAGATAGGAGctggaaatttatttttagtatcgtgaaaattttaattttttttatgtcttgAACTTGTCAAAGTATTAGATCTGTAAACTTCTAATAGCGTCTATTGGGATCTTTTTAATGCTAACTTCCATTTCATGAAATAAACTTCAGAGAACTAAAATGAGATGAATTCATTTGCCCCTATAAATTTAGTATCTGTGTAGGTCTGTAATTCATATGTGCACTCGGTGCATATTTGTCATTTGAAATTTAGTTGCATAAGGCAAGCCATGATTTTTACTAGTGTTGCTAGTTTATAGCTGTCAACTTTCTCTATTGGCATGTCTTATGCCTTGCAAAATGCGAGACATTTTCGTTGCACGCCAGTTTCCCTAGTTTTGCTGGGGAGGTCTTGCTGCTGTGTGAACCTGCAACATCTATGTCACAATAACATAATTTACTGTTCAAATCGAATTTCACCTTTGTACTTGATCTATAACAATGAAAAGTACATAGAATACACAGTAAATCAGAAGTTATGTTGATGTAAACAGTAACTAACTAACTAAGAAGTTGTGCTTGCAAAGAGTGCAGTAGTAATGCGTCTTCCCTTTATGCTTAATAcagtttttttatgtatatttttttaaaaaagattgaTCATTATTTACTAAATTAATATTGAAAGGTGGGAGATGATAGAAATTGTAGAGTGTAGAGGACACGTAAATGATGGGCAGGCTTGGTTCCAATCATTACCAAAGTGACTAGTAGATCTAGACCTTTGGTTGGTTGAATATTCTTAGCTCTTGTTAAGTCTTTGCTATTTTCTATCTTAGCAAAATGGGATTTCTCTGACTCATTTTACAAGCTTTTACTTGCTGTAAAAAATCATCAAGACTatacttttatttctttttaactaATGAAGACTACCTgagtaatttgcaattaactctTAATATTACCCGTGGCAAGTTTATGTTGCTCTTACTTGAAAAGATCCTTCTATCTATATCCTTTGGAGACATTACAAACCTTATGAGGTGCTTAAAGGTGAAAAATAAGACTGGTATGTTGATAAAGAAGTTGAGTTGGGAGAGCCGTATTGGAGAATATTAGTAAGTAGTGTTATTAAGGTCATCATGTGAGCAACCACTTAGATCACATATGTCCTTTTCAACATtgcaaacttttcttttatttgattgGGTGAGAGGGGTAGGATGTGCACATCCAAATTAGATAATAGCTCTGGAATATTTTCTTCTTATGTGTTAGCTTAGCAGTCCTTGACCGtcatatatgctttaaagtttAAACACTCATCAAAACTTAGGCTGTGATGGGATGCATGATAGTTCATGCTGTTGATGTTATGGTGATGACTGTGGTTGTTGTTCTACGATGTAATACAACCTTATTCTTTTTTAACCTCAATGTCTATTGGTTTTGTAGATTTTGACTGAGCATGAGAATGAAGTGTGGTTCATACAATTTTCTAATAATGGAAATTACTTGGCCTCTTCATCAAGTGATTGCACAGCCATCATCTGGCAGGTACCCTTCTTATACTTTATTTCATGGAAATGCGTACAAGAAGCATAAGCACCagattcaaattattttttcttaaaagaaGCTTGTGTTTGCAACTAAATTTTGCAAGAGAATATATACTGTTTGAAATCTGGATGGATCTACTTTTGATTTATCCAGAAATCTTTCGCTTTTAGACTAAATGACATGAAAAGAGCCACAAAAGTTACTTTTTCTTGTAGTTACCActtagtatttttaatttatcttcaTAGATTTGGTAATCCTAGATGAGAAAGAATCATGCATATGGCTACGCTGCCACGCAGCTCATGTTGAGGTAGCGGATTAGTTTATTTCCTTGCGTAATGGAATAAAAAAGCTTCCGCCAATCAATTCATCATAGAGCTAATGATGAAGAAAAATTGGACAGTTGGTTTTGGGTTTACCTGAGTTGAGTGGCTGGTGGTAGTGTAAATGGTCTGTCAGTTTTCAGGACCAGTGACTAGTCATTTTAGTGGCTTTGCTGAAAAAAATTCCATGCTCCAAAGTTTCATGTTTAGTTTAGAAGCTTCATACTCTATAGAGCTTCAGCTTACattgaataaatactttacaTTAAGCAACTCACCTTTtacattattttgaaattattatttggGTTTATGCTGAAAGATGTATTTATTAGTTTTGGCTAATTCTGTAGTTCTTGATCTCTTTTTCTAGGTACTGGAAGATGGGAGGCTAACATCTAAGCGCACGTTGCGAAGCCACCAAAATCCGGTATCATTCGTGTCATGGAGTCCTGATGATACAAAGTTGCTAACATGTGGAAATGCGGAAGTTCTCAAGCTGTGGGATGTGGAAACAGGTACATGCAAGCATACATTTGGAGATCCTGGCTTCGTTGTAAGCACATGTGCTTGGTTTCCAGACTCAAAGCGATTTGTATGTGGCAGTTCTGATCCGGAAAAGGGCATCTGCATGTGGGATTGTGATGGAAACGAAATAAAAGCATGGAGGGGCACGCGTATGCCCAAGGTTTTGGATCTTGCTGTGACCCCAGATGGGGAACATCTTATAAGTGTATTTTCTGATAAGGACATTCGGATATTCAACTTGGTCACGAATGCCGAACGCGTCATCTCCGAGGAACATCCGGTCACCTCTCTGTCAATTTCCAATGATAGCAAGTTCTTTATAGTGAATCTCAACAGCCAGGAGATCCATATGTGGGATGTTGCTGGTAAATGGGAGAAACCATTGAGATATACAGGCCATAAACAACACAAGTACGTCATACGTTCCTGCTTTGGAGGATTGAATAGTTCATTTATTGCCAGTGGAAGTGAAAACTCACAGGTGTGCCTCATTTTGCCAAAACTACATTGTTCATTGGTCCTAgtatattttaaacaaaacaattcaaaatgttGTCATTTTGTCATTGCGGGTCGTTAAATATCCCAGTTTTTTAGTAGATGGCTTGATGCACCTGTTTGACAGTAGGAGCATGCCAGCTAGGAGTGTGCGAACCCGAACTAAGtcgaataaccgaaccgaaattttttttggttcagttttgtAAAAGAATTAGTTTTCTGTTCGGTTTTGATAgtaaaaatgttttaattaagtttttgtaCAAACCAATTAACCAAACAAAAACTCTGAAACTAGTCATGTTtggtttgcaaatgtttgtaCATATCATAAAATGtggttcagtttggttttgaACAAAAAACAAATTCGTTTTGGTTCATTTCGAACCGAATGCATGAGCTCTTCTCATACTGTTAGTTTTTTATTTCTCGAGGAAAACGGAAacttaaaatatgttaaatgGCAGGTGTACATATGGAATCGAGGAAACCCTAAGCCAATTGAGGTTCTATCCGGGCATCTAATGACAGTGAACTCTGTGAGCTGGAACCCTAAAAGGCATCAAATCCTGGCATCAGCAAGTGATGATCAAACAATCCGTATATGGGGACCAAGCCGATCCAAGAACACCATACAGCACGAAAAGCTCGTCTGAAGGCGCGAGAGTGATCAGCACTCAGGCACCACGTACATATCTTCATCGATTTTGTCATTCTTTTGTAGATTTGTAAAATGGTGGTGGTGGCTTCTTGTTGCCCCTTCTCAATTTTGAAACATGTAAATCTCCACTCCTTGTAGGTTCCTGGCTTGCTTCTCTTGATTTTGCCAGGTATTTTGGAGAAGGTAAAGTCTgaatatttatcaagaatatcTATGATTGATAGTGTTAAATTCACGTTTTTTTTGTACTTCTAGCATTGCTAGAGAGATTTTTCTTGGCAACTTATAGTTctgtttatgtatttttttccttttcttgttTCTTCAAAAAGAAATACTAATTCAAGCTTAGGTTGCTTTGCTAAAGATGTTGATTCATGTATTTATGTGAACTGCCATGCATTGGCTTTCAATTTAGCTGACGTTgataatgaaaatgaaatttggcATCTCAATCGGtttttcatttttgtaattttagcgatattttttttggtcaaaGATAGCCTCCTCTAATTGTTAGCGGGGGTTAGCGCGAGTTAATGttagacattttttaaataggcGCTCTGTCCGTGAGTGAAAAATACAAAGGCGCAGAACTGTTTTcattacttaattaattttacctttgtaaaaaaataaatgagctATATAGTAATATTCATTTTGAGATTCATAAATCATGTAATCTAGTTTGGTTCTTTTGAATCAAGATGCTAAAATGAGAGCATCTCAAAAAGATATATTCAATAAaggattatatatatacatatatatacatatatataaatatatatatcaacTATTATTTCTTGACAAATTGATATTACTTGAAATTTCTAATTAACGtaagatttgtttctttaaattaaaaatctaaaataagaGCATTGATGTAATAAAAAGACTCAATAAAAgagtataaaatttattaagaaataaaaagtttcaataaaatattagtacatgtataaatttaaaataaataatttgttagagagttatattttcattttaagaTAGGTTGATTATTTGTAATTATGAATGAAATGAGAAAAATTACGTTaaaggaaataaataaataaattttgaatattatataatttctttttgtattttttttattttaagaatgttatatgatattttctcaaaaaaagaaaaaaaatgtatagGATATATTCTACCACTTGGTGTATAGTTTATATttggtaattttattttttctttatgaatttcaattaattagCTGCTTTGAATGGATAAGAGAATCTTGAACCATAATGTCATCTTTGTTTGACGCAGACCGCCACAATAACTTTTGACGTCCTTACCCTTTTAACCTTTAATGAGAGGGGAAAGTGCACATTCCAACACCTAAATTTTGATCGATTAATCACTTTCTAAACTTTCGTTATACTCcttccggtccataatatttgtcgcatttgagaattatctatggtccataatatttatcacattagaattttaaaaaagatgcTATTTTTTCAAGTTTATCCCTAACattaaataacttaataaaactaaaaagactagtcaaacataaaattaatattaattaatatgaacaatTTGGTAAATCTGTATACTAATCAAGatatatttattacttttttaatcTAGGTAAAATAGCgaaatatgataaatattatagaTAGGGAGTATAAAGTATTCAGATtcttttgaaattattaaatcTTTATTTGGAGCAGCTCTTTTAAACCTTCATTAACCAATAAAAATTACTACATTCGTTTgttttaattgttcatttaattaaaattgtgctAGCAAAAATAATGCTCCTTTTGTCTTcgattataaaaaaactactaATATATCACTATTagtcaataaatattttttaaattaaaatataaaatcatttattaataatggGCAATTTTGTAGGATAAGGATTAAAATcatcttaaaaatttaaatggacAAGTAATTATAGACAAATATATTTAGctaaatgaacaattaaaaaaacagGGGAATaataaagtttcaaaaataaaaaaataattataatagacAAATCTTTaaaagttttcaaaaaaaaaaagaattacaatttaaatagaaaacaaataaacatttctttattatttaattaacgttaacatttaacttttaaaaagtttatataaaattttcaaaatattttaaatgttaaacAATATTCGTATTTGTTTTTTGAAAGAGTTCTAAgataaattatatagtttataaaaagtctatttttctcaaaatttagtataaaaacaTTGGCTATTAAAGATTTCATACTGTATCAAATTGGAACCTAGTATATATCACATCGAGTAGTACCAATTGATGTCTCGTGGTACTAATACAAACATACAAAagctataaaaaatttaaaaaatgaattaatttcaTTGTAGGAAGAGATATCATAAACATATTTCTCGAAAAATACAAATTCcatattttgttttcaattcTCAATTGTATAACATATTACTGTATACTAACTTATTAATTTCAATTGTTGtactttaaaaattttaaaaactatttcATCATAAGCCAACAAAGTGTGAAATCCAGctgaaaaaagaaattgaataaAACTTTAAGAAGCTAACTAGCCTTTAAACCAACGAAGATAGAaacagaattttaaaattaaaccaaagtCGGTAAGTAATACCGCGTTGGTAATTTTACCGTTGCAAAAAGGGCAgattagtcaacaaaaataataataaaaaagctAATCACATTTCTCTTTAACTTTCTCTCTTAGCTTAAGCTTCATGTTTTAGGTTTTCTCAGAATCACACACCACCAACAAACCCACGCTCTTCGAGACTGACTCGATCTATCAGAATCAATCAAATTAGGGTTCATATAATTCCCCAATTTTTTATAACAATTAATGGACCGTCAAAAACTGTAATTCGCATTGATCTGATTCCTGACGTTTATGAACTTCAATTATCATCAAATCAAGGAAATGACAGGTCGTTCGGTGCCGAAGAATGGAAATTCTGTACAGAAATCACATGCTTCTACTAGTCATCCTATAAGAAGGTCAGATTTTAGCAGATTTAGCTTTTTTTGTTTgcttttaagatttgttttgagGTATGTGATGTGCTGTGTTGATTAGGGAATCAGTAATTATGTTGATTATGTGCAATTCGAAGAGATGTTTGAGGTTTATTGgaaattaaatgatttaaattgaattttggttatttatttgtttgatttggttttgaaTGTTTGTTTAGTGGTAGAAATGCGTTGTGTTTGTTAGTTCGGAGAGAGATTTGTCCGAAAACAAAGCATGTGCCGAAGAGGCGGTGGGG containing:
- the LOC126657524 gene encoding WD repeat-containing protein WDS homolog; the protein is MENSGNKIGRKGVIKRSEFVRVIIESLYSLGYRKSASLLELESGILYKSMDFELLESQILEGNWNGCVNTLNAVKELVDETRASAFFLVFKQCLLESLSRGDDTKALAVLRKQVPAFRLGKENIRNLAYSLLCLKEMDLGKVDENAIFEMRKRLLIELEKLLPPPTVLPERRLEHLVESAIAAQVDSCMYHNSQEAISLFEDHCCTREQIPTETIQILTEHENEVWFIQFSNNGNYLASSSSDCTAIIWQVLEDGRLTSKRTLRSHQNPVSFVSWSPDDTKLLTCGNAEVLKLWDVETGTCKHTFGDPGFVVSTCAWFPDSKRFVCGSSDPEKGICMWDCDGNEIKAWRGTRMPKVLDLAVTPDGEHLISVFSDKDIRIFNLVTNAERVISEEHPVTSLSISNDSKFFIVNLNSQEIHMWDVAGKWEKPLRYTGHKQHKYVIRSCFGGLNSSFIASGSENSQVYIWNRGNPKPIEVLSGHLMTVNSVSWNPKRHQILASASDDQTIRIWGPSRSKNTIQHEKLV